In the Gymnodinialimonas sp. 202GB13-11 genome, one interval contains:
- a CDS encoding DUF5131 family protein gives MAETQIEWTDATWNPVAGCSIQSAGCTHCYAMQMAKRLEAMGMEKYEGLTRRSGDRTVWTGVVRLDEKSLDVPLRWKKPRKIFVNSMSDLFHEQVPENFVGKVWDVMRRTPQHHYQILTKRPDRMAEIVEQITDVPLSNVWLGTSVEDREVIGRISDLRRVPAAIRFISFEPLIGSVGGVDLEGIHWAIVGGESGRLARPIKEAWIDEIHEQCVDQSVAFFFKQWGTWGKDNKKRSKKANGREYRGQVWDEMPVTAAL, from the coding sequence ATGGCAGAAACCCAGATCGAATGGACCGACGCGACTTGGAATCCTGTTGCGGGATGCAGCATCCAGTCCGCGGGATGCACCCATTGCTACGCGATGCAGATGGCCAAACGCCTCGAAGCTATGGGGATGGAGAAGTACGAGGGTCTGACCCGCCGGAGCGGGGATAGGACGGTCTGGACGGGTGTTGTCAGGCTCGATGAGAAATCTCTCGACGTTCCGCTCAGATGGAAGAAACCGCGGAAAATCTTCGTCAATTCAATGAGTGACCTTTTCCACGAGCAAGTGCCTGAAAACTTTGTCGGGAAGGTCTGGGATGTGATGCGGCGGACGCCCCAGCATCACTACCAAATTCTGACGAAGCGACCTGATCGCATGGCAGAAATTGTTGAACAGATTACGGATGTGCCTCTTTCCAATGTCTGGCTTGGGACCAGCGTAGAAGACCGGGAGGTTATCGGGCGCATTAGCGACCTCAGACGGGTGCCGGCCGCTATCAGGTTCATATCCTTTGAGCCCCTCATCGGCTCGGTTGGTGGTGTTGATCTAGAAGGCATTCACTGGGCGATTGTTGGCGGTGAAAGTGGCCGCCTGGCACGACCGATCAAGGAAGCTTGGATTGATGAAATTCACGAACAGTGCGTTGATCAGTCTGTAGCATTCTTCTTCAAGCAGTGGGGCACATGGGGAAAGGACAACAAAAAACGCTCGAAGAAAGCAAACGGTCGCGAATATCGCGGTCAGGTTTGGGATGAAATGCCGGTAACAGCCGCGCTGTGA
- a CDS encoding three-Cys-motif partner protein TcmP — MAKKEYDWLNGAELLDHTKRKLKILDDYLFDYLTIRCQLPQQQKFRLAIVDGFAGGGRYDCGSAGSPIVFIQGLERALTKINIDRLVQGLGEIELECLLILNDRDGEVVELLKRNCAPLLAAIKTQTPKLHVQPVFMVETFEKAHPEIKALIQQGRYRNVLFNLDQCGVSQINLDTVLDIMNVSSSVEIFYTFMVKSLLAYLSKNNPTRLASQLKALDVSAGEQTKLHQGTSNDAWMGAAERLVFENFHRFARYVSPFSINNPDGWRYWLIHFSNSYRARQAYNMVLHDNASAQAHFGRSGLNMLSYDPRDDEGQAYLFDTSGRKKARDQLMYDIPRLVTDQGDAISVEAFYEGIYNLTPAHRDDIHSAIGNNPDLEVFTPSGGKRQKSTTISAGDTLKMKSQKSFFPMFPPLPPKRKKRE, encoded by the coding sequence ATGGCCAAGAAAGAATATGATTGGCTTAACGGGGCCGAGTTGCTGGATCACACCAAGCGCAAGCTAAAGATCCTCGACGACTATCTGTTCGACTACCTTACGATCAGATGCCAGCTGCCACAGCAACAGAAATTCCGTTTAGCGATTGTCGATGGCTTCGCGGGGGGCGGCCGCTATGACTGCGGTTCGGCGGGATCACCGATCGTCTTCATCCAGGGACTGGAGCGCGCGCTCACCAAGATCAATATTGATCGATTGGTACAAGGCCTCGGCGAGATCGAACTTGAATGCCTGCTGATCCTAAACGATCGGGACGGTGAAGTTGTCGAACTCCTGAAGAGAAACTGCGCACCGCTGTTGGCGGCGATCAAGACACAGACACCCAAGCTGCACGTGCAGCCGGTTTTCATGGTTGAGACCTTCGAGAAGGCTCACCCGGAGATCAAGGCCTTGATCCAACAGGGTCGGTACCGGAACGTGTTGTTCAATCTGGACCAGTGTGGCGTGTCACAGATCAATCTCGATACCGTGCTCGACATCATGAATGTTAGCTCGTCAGTCGAGATTTTCTACACGTTCATGGTCAAGTCACTCCTCGCCTATCTTTCGAAGAACAATCCCACGCGTCTGGCCTCTCAACTGAAAGCACTGGATGTGAGCGCCGGTGAGCAAACAAAACTGCATCAAGGGACAAGCAACGACGCGTGGATGGGGGCCGCGGAGCGCCTCGTCTTCGAGAATTTTCATCGCTTTGCCCGGTACGTAAGCCCATTCTCAATCAACAATCCTGATGGTTGGCGATACTGGCTGATCCATTTTTCCAATTCTTACCGTGCCCGACAGGCGTACAACATGGTGCTGCATGACAATGCTTCGGCCCAGGCCCATTTCGGTCGGTCTGGACTGAATATGCTGAGCTATGATCCAAGAGACGACGAAGGTCAGGCCTATCTGTTTGATACATCCGGCAGAAAGAAAGCCAGAGACCAACTGATGTATGACATCCCGCGTCTTGTAACAGATCAGGGTGACGCAATTAGTGTCGAGGCCTTCTATGAGGGCATCTACAACCTCACACCCGCTCACCGAGATGACATTCACTCTGCAATCGGCAACAACCCAGACCTTGAAGTTTTTACGCCATCAGGCGGCAAACGGCAAAAGTCGACGACAATATCCGCCGGCGATACGCTCAAAATGAAAAGCCAGAAGAGTTTTTTCCCTATGTTTCCTCCATTGCCGCCGAAACGAAAAAAGCGCGAGTAG
- a CDS encoding IS1182 family transposase, whose translation MMGMQKVEAQLFYEFDLDAHVPPNHVLREIDRFLDMGDMRAKLQPFYSHTGRPSIDPELIVRMLVIGYVMGIRSERRLCQEVHLNLAYRWFCRLGLDDKVPDHSSFSRYRHGKFRDSDLLRHIFEATVERCLKEDLVSGEGFAVDASLIPADANKARSIAAKDWNEDVARDAGNRAAREYLETLDDAAFGAASPVQPKFVAKSDPAAQWTRAEESRPYFAYATNYLIDTKSSVIMDVEATRAIRQAEVGASQTMLDRTERRFGIRPDWLAADTAYGSSDNLGRLVKKRGIIPFIPVIDHSNRKDGAWTRFEFEYDEANDQYICPGGFALKQFRRNYSDPNRGKDIRGTRKYRALKSDCERCPSKEKCCPNANCRSISREEHEDARDFARSSRKTKAYRVSRDKRKKVEMLFAHLKRILNLTRLRLRGSKGAKDEFLLAAIAQNLRKLAKLRPKNVQTEVAA comes from the coding sequence ATGATGGGCATGCAAAAGGTTGAAGCGCAGCTGTTTTATGAGTTCGATTTAGACGCTCACGTGCCGCCCAATCACGTACTGAGAGAGATTGACCGGTTCCTCGACATGGGCGACATGCGGGCGAAGCTGCAGCCGTTCTACAGCCATACGGGTCGCCCTTCGATTGATCCCGAGCTCATCGTCCGGATGCTTGTGATTGGTTATGTGATGGGCATTCGTTCTGAGCGTCGCCTTTGTCAGGAGGTGCATCTCAATTTGGCGTATCGTTGGTTTTGCCGCCTTGGACTGGACGACAAGGTCCCTGACCATTCGTCCTTCTCACGCTACCGCCATGGCAAGTTCCGTGACAGCGACTTACTGCGTCACATCTTCGAGGCAACTGTGGAGCGCTGCCTGAAGGAAGACCTCGTCTCCGGCGAGGGCTTCGCGGTTGACGCCAGCCTGATCCCTGCGGATGCCAACAAAGCCCGTTCCATTGCAGCTAAGGATTGGAACGAAGATGTCGCCCGCGACGCAGGCAACCGCGCGGCTCGAGAATACTTGGAAACACTTGATGACGCGGCTTTTGGCGCGGCGTCGCCTGTTCAGCCCAAGTTCGTGGCCAAGTCAGATCCGGCGGCCCAGTGGACGCGCGCTGAGGAAAGCCGCCCCTACTTCGCCTATGCTACGAACTACCTGATCGACACGAAGAGCTCTGTCATCATGGACGTTGAGGCGACGCGTGCGATCCGACAAGCAGAGGTGGGTGCCTCGCAAACAATGCTGGATCGCACGGAAAGACGCTTCGGTATCAGGCCGGACTGGCTTGCCGCGGACACGGCCTATGGCTCCAGCGATAACTTGGGACGGCTGGTCAAGAAGCGTGGCATCATTCCATTCATTCCGGTGATCGATCACTCAAACCGCAAAGACGGCGCATGGACACGGTTCGAGTTTGAATATGACGAAGCGAACGATCAGTACATCTGCCCGGGAGGCTTCGCGCTCAAGCAGTTCCGCCGGAATTACTCTGATCCCAATCGAGGCAAAGACATCCGGGGCACTCGAAAATACCGAGCACTCAAGTCCGATTGCGAGCGATGTCCTTCGAAAGAAAAATGCTGCCCTAATGCGAACTGCAGATCTATCAGCCGAGAAGAGCACGAGGACGCCAGGGACTTCGCACGCTCCAGCCGGAAAACGAAAGCGTACAGAGTCAGCCGCGACAAACGGAAGAAAGTTGAGATGCTCTTTGCGCATCTGAAGCGCATCCTGAACCTGACCAGGTTGCGACTACGCGGCTCCAAAGGTGCCAAGGATGAGTTCCTTCTCGCCGCAATCGCACAGAACCTCAGAAAGCTCGCAAAGCTCAGGCCCAAGAACGTCCAAACGGAGGTTGCGGCATGA
- a CDS encoding HAD family hydrolase: MTIKALLWDLDGTLVDSEPVHERALVAALQEVGLDPPEDMHARVIGKSADAVYQWLCTCHALTLSMADWGALKLHHYMADIDAVAPVTEALRLWNAAAALGVKQAVVSNSDRLIVNANLDRTRLTKPGFISVTRNDVHLGKPNAEPYLRAASLLDVEPAECAVIEDSVTGASAGLAAGMKTYLIQTQGSRELNGTVALEQYSELYHLLLKDQ, from the coding sequence ATGACGATCAAGGCACTGCTATGGGATCTCGACGGCACACTAGTGGATAGCGAGCCTGTGCATGAAAGGGCGTTGGTCGCAGCGCTTCAGGAGGTTGGACTTGATCCGCCTGAAGACATGCACGCTCGGGTCATCGGCAAATCCGCTGACGCCGTCTATCAATGGTTGTGCACCTGTCACGCCTTGACACTCTCAATGGCAGATTGGGGAGCCTTGAAGCTTCACCACTACATGGCCGACATCGACGCAGTGGCTCCCGTTACAGAAGCGCTAAGACTGTGGAATGCTGCCGCTGCTCTTGGGGTCAAACAAGCGGTTGTGTCCAACTCGGATCGCCTGATCGTAAACGCCAATCTTGACCGAACCCGCCTCACAAAACCCGGCTTTATCAGCGTCACAAGAAATGACGTCCACCTCGGGAAACCAAATGCGGAGCCGTATCTCCGCGCAGCTTCTTTATTGGATGTAGAACCAGCAGAGTGTGCTGTCATTGAGGACAGCGTGACGGGCGCGTCCGCCGGCTTGGCAGCTGGGATGAAAACATACCTCATTCAAACACAAGGGTCTCGTGAATTAAACGGGACAGTTGCGCTCGAACAATACTCTGAGCTGTACCATTTACTGTTAAAGGATCAGTGA
- a CDS encoding FGGY-family carbohydrate kinase, producing MQYASSGGDVVAIDLGTGSLRAALVDPTGRIRDSESIPLQTSYPQHGWVEQAPEDWWSALCAATRSLAARHTNQTVSALCCCGHMHAPVLVDKAGELTARTAMLWNDKRSEQTAQKLNEQLTRLGGHGPFANPATSAWPGVKLAWLAKHNPRLLDRSKTLLMPKDFLNLRLTGNAAMDWTEAGSSFLMDPDTRHWSVGNAGLLGIDMSLLPSILAPWDIIGSVRTEASKRSGLPVSLPVSAGAGDYPCAILGSGAVGEGALSDITGTSYLLTAIGPRPVIDPMVMNVMTADGQWGAFAVVDAAGDALRWLHKIISSKRIGFEDLNQRAEAVSAGAEGLLFLPYLTGERLGDGAASRGAFIGLSAKHDVGHMARAVMEGVAIAMHIASQPIWASRCPTGPIVAAAGGRKSDLWLRIKASVLGQAIRPTAEPESGLLGCAALAQVGSGTFATVQQATNAYAAFGPDVVPDATLKQVYADQIGLFETAKTALLPINRSLANIQKISDTR from the coding sequence ATGCAATATGCATCTAGCGGTGGGGATGTCGTCGCAATTGACCTGGGAACCGGTAGCCTACGGGCAGCGTTGGTTGATCCAACCGGCCGGATCCGAGACAGCGAGAGCATCCCGCTCCAGACGTCATATCCCCAGCACGGCTGGGTTGAGCAGGCCCCGGAGGATTGGTGGTCAGCTTTGTGTGCTGCCACTCGATCACTGGCCGCGCGACACACAAACCAAACCGTCAGCGCCCTGTGCTGCTGCGGTCACATGCACGCGCCAGTTCTGGTTGATAAGGCCGGAGAACTGACCGCAAGAACCGCCATGTTGTGGAACGACAAACGGAGCGAACAGACAGCCCAGAAGCTTAACGAACAACTGACGCGGCTAGGCGGCCACGGTCCATTTGCCAATCCGGCGACGTCAGCATGGCCGGGCGTCAAGCTGGCGTGGCTGGCCAAACATAACCCGCGGCTGCTGGACCGCTCCAAAACACTCCTGATGCCGAAGGACTTTCTCAACCTGCGTCTCACGGGCAATGCCGCGATGGATTGGACCGAGGCAGGATCAAGTTTCCTGATGGACCCGGACACTCGACACTGGTCCGTTGGAAACGCCGGCCTTCTCGGAATCGACATGTCACTTTTGCCTTCTATTCTGGCGCCGTGGGACATTATCGGGTCCGTTCGAACCGAGGCAAGTAAGCGTTCCGGCCTGCCAGTCAGTTTGCCTGTTTCTGCCGGTGCGGGCGACTACCCCTGTGCCATCTTAGGATCAGGAGCCGTGGGCGAAGGTGCCCTTAGCGACATAACAGGAACGTCGTATTTGCTGACAGCCATCGGCCCCAGACCGGTGATTGATCCAATGGTTATGAATGTGATGACCGCCGACGGCCAATGGGGTGCCTTCGCGGTCGTAGATGCCGCCGGTGATGCCCTGAGATGGTTACACAAGATCATTAGCTCTAAGCGCATCGGCTTCGAAGACCTCAACCAGCGCGCCGAGGCCGTATCTGCCGGAGCTGAGGGATTGTTGTTTCTCCCCTACCTCACCGGTGAACGGCTGGGGGACGGAGCCGCCTCCCGAGGTGCATTCATCGGTCTGAGTGCGAAACATGATGTAGGACACATGGCCAGAGCCGTTATGGAAGGCGTGGCCATCGCTATGCACATTGCCAGCCAGCCCATCTGGGCATCGCGATGTCCCACCGGACCGATAGTCGCAGCAGCCGGGGGCCGCAAATCCGATCTCTGGCTTAGGATCAAGGCCAGTGTTCTGGGGCAGGCCATCCGGCCAACGGCGGAACCTGAAAGCGGCCTGTTGGGCTGCGCCGCCCTTGCCCAGGTCGGAAGCGGCACCTTTGCCACGGTTCAACAGGCAACTAACGCCTATGCAGCCTTTGGCCCTGATGTGGTGCCTGATGCGACCCTGAAACAAGTCTACGCCGATCAGATAGGCCTGTTCGAAACCGCCAAAACAGCCTTGTTGCCGATCAATCGGAGCTTGGCAAACATACAAAAGATTTCGGATACAAGATGA
- a CDS encoding ABC transporter ATP-binding protein, producing MAGIKVEQLRRTFGEFVAVDDINFHIEDGEFIFFLGPSGCGKTTTLRMIAGLLMPSAGRIEIGDRNVTYLKPRYRNVGMVFQANVLYHHLSVFQNLAYPLKVRGMSKATIRSKVDEVAALLQIEDVLRRSTDKLSAGQAQRVAIGRMLVRDADVFLMDEPISHLDAKLRAHMRTELRHLQKELARTTVFVSHDQLEAMSMADRIAVINEGQVLQFASPQEIFDRPATEFVAGFVGEPHMNILSVDLQQAKARGDGFAANLDTSWLDHNKVVSGPQRLGVRPEHLSIHAEAVSGSFPSEIKAVETMGAENLFSFDIGGQDFKVRATTQDTDRFANSAGSVVHLSADQERIYLFDAKSGHTTAQAAATDPTRGAP from the coding sequence ATGGCTGGTATCAAGGTCGAACAATTACGCCGCACGTTCGGAGAGTTCGTGGCTGTCGACGACATCAACTTCCATATCGAGGATGGAGAGTTTATTTTCTTTCTGGGCCCATCAGGCTGCGGGAAAACAACGACGCTCCGGATGATTGCCGGGCTGCTGATGCCGTCCGCCGGACGAATCGAAATCGGTGACCGCAATGTCACATACCTCAAGCCAAGGTATCGGAATGTCGGTATGGTTTTTCAGGCCAACGTTCTCTACCACCACCTCTCGGTCTTTCAGAACTTGGCTTACCCGCTGAAAGTACGGGGCATGAGCAAAGCCACGATCCGTTCCAAGGTCGATGAAGTTGCCGCGCTCCTGCAAATCGAGGACGTACTGCGCCGCTCCACGGACAAGCTGTCAGCCGGGCAGGCCCAAAGGGTAGCGATTGGGCGAATGTTGGTGCGCGATGCCGATGTTTTTCTGATGGATGAGCCCATCAGCCATCTGGATGCCAAATTGCGTGCCCATATGCGGACGGAGTTGCGACACCTCCAAAAAGAGCTGGCGCGCACCACGGTTTTTGTCAGTCATGACCAATTGGAGGCTATGTCTATGGCCGACCGCATTGCCGTGATCAATGAGGGCCAGGTTCTGCAATTCGCGTCCCCGCAAGAAATTTTTGATCGGCCAGCAACGGAATTTGTCGCGGGCTTCGTGGGCGAGCCGCACATGAATATCCTTAGTGTCGACCTCCAACAAGCGAAGGCTCGAGGGGATGGCTTTGCTGCAAATCTCGATACGAGTTGGCTCGATCACAACAAGGTGGTCTCTGGCCCCCAAAGGTTGGGCGTACGGCCCGAACATCTTAGCATTCATGCGGAAGCTGTTTCAGGTAGCTTTCCGTCCGAAATCAAAGCCGTCGAAACGATGGGGGCCGAAAACCTTTTTTCTTTCGATATCGGCGGGCAGGATTTCAAGGTGCGCGCGACAACACAGGACACCGATCGTTTCGCGAATTCCGCAGGCAGCGTTGTGCATCTAAGCGCAGATCAAGAACGAATCTACCTTTTCGACGCCAAAAGTGGACACACCACTGCCCAAGCCGCAGCGACCGACCCCACACGAGGTGCCCCATGA
- a CDS encoding carbohydrate ABC transporter permease: protein MRQDLSSITSPDAPEEERNWWVHAILGLASAIASLPVIWIVLTAFMSRETAQSMPPQWIFQPTLDAFRELIIERDMLYFMMNSAIVAVASTILSVTLGMFCAYALARFDFVGKDDVAFWILTNRMMPAVAIVLPMFLIFQTVNLLDTRIGLIILYTAMQLPFVVWMLKGYFEEVPRQLEEIALVDGDTWLGAFRRVVLPMMTPAITATAIFVLILSWNEYAFAFFLTGSEAKTLPPAVVTFAVNAEVSWDVLGAACLIITAPIMIFVIAVQRQFISGLSMGLVR, encoded by the coding sequence ATGAGACAAGACCTGAGCTCCATCACTTCCCCCGACGCCCCGGAAGAAGAACGCAACTGGTGGGTCCATGCGATCCTTGGCTTGGCCTCTGCGATTGCCAGCTTGCCGGTGATCTGGATCGTGCTGACCGCGTTCATGTCCCGAGAGACCGCGCAGAGCATGCCGCCGCAATGGATCTTTCAACCAACGCTCGACGCGTTCCGCGAACTCATCATCGAGCGCGACATGCTGTACTTCATGATGAATTCCGCCATCGTAGCGGTGGCATCCACAATCCTTTCGGTCACGCTAGGAATGTTCTGCGCCTATGCCTTGGCGCGTTTCGACTTCGTTGGCAAAGATGATGTCGCTTTCTGGATCCTAACCAATCGGATGATGCCAGCGGTCGCCATCGTGCTGCCGATGTTCCTTATCTTCCAAACCGTGAACCTGCTCGACACCCGTATCGGTCTGATCATTCTCTATACCGCCATGCAGCTTCCATTCGTGGTCTGGATGCTGAAAGGATACTTCGAGGAAGTGCCCAGACAGCTGGAAGAAATCGCTCTCGTCGACGGGGATACCTGGCTCGGCGCATTCCGGCGCGTTGTCTTGCCAATGATGACTCCCGCAATCACCGCGACGGCAATCTTTGTGCTCATTCTGAGTTGGAATGAATACGCCTTTGCGTTCTTCCTCACTGGATCCGAAGCCAAGACACTGCCGCCCGCTGTCGTGACATTTGCCGTCAATGCTGAGGTGTCATGGGATGTCTTAGGTGCTGCGTGTCTGATTATCACAGCCCCGATCATGATCTTCGTCATCGCAGTGCAACGACAGTTCATCAGCGGGCTTTCAATGGGACTGGTGCGCTAA